CTCCCTCTGTTTAGCGCTACTGCTGCCTTGAATTTGTTGCAGTCAAAGGGGCTAGACTTACCATTCATAATTGTTTCAGGCTGCATCAGCGATGAGAGTGCAGTTGCAGCCATGAAAGCGGGGGCACACGATTATCTGATAAAAGGGAATTTGGCACGACTAGGACCAGCGATTGAGCGAGAGTTGCAGGAAGCAGCAAATCGCCGGGAACGCCAGCGAATTCAATCGGAACTGAGAGAAAGTGAAGACCGCTGGCAGTTAGCTTTGCGCGGTAGCAATGATGGCATTTGGGACTGGAATCTCAAAACTAATGCAGTTTTTTTCTCAACTCGTTGGAAGGAAATGCTCGGTTATACCAACGACGAAATTGCCAATCATTTTGATGAATGGGAAAAGCGAGTGCATCCAGACGATCTGGGTTGGGTAACTGAGGCAATTCAAGACCATCTGGCAGGGAAAACACTGTTTTACAGGGTAGAGCATCGGCTCCGATGCAAGGACAGCACTTATAAGTGGATTCTGGCACGGGGTCAGGCACTTTGGGATGAAGCCGGGAACCCAATCCGCATGGTAGGGTCGCATACAGACATCACTCCCACTAAGCAAATGGAGGAAGCACTGCGGCAACAGGCTGAAACCTTAACAGAAGCAAACCGCCTGAAAGATGAGTTCTTAGCAGTTGTCTCCCACGAACTTCGTACCCCCCTCAATCCCATCTTAGGTTGGGTTCAGTTGCTACGTACTCGCAAGTTGGACGCAGCTGCCAGCGATCGCGCTTTAGAGGCGCTTGAACGCAATGCCAAGTTGCAGAAACAGCTCGTTGAAGACCTTTTGGAGGTCTCCCACATTATTCAAGGAAAGCTAAGTTTAACTGTTTGTCCAATTAACCTTGTAACGATTATTGAGGCAGCGATTGAGATAGTGCGATCAGCAGCAGATGCGAAAGGGATTCAATTGCAGTGTTTGCTTGATCAGTCAGTAGGATTGGTTAGTGGTGATGCTAACCGCTTGCAGCAGGTGATGTGGAATCTACTCTCCAATGCGATCAAGTTCACACCGGAAGGCGGACAAGTGCAGGTTCAGCTAACTCGCGTTGCTACTCGTGCTGAGATCGCGGTAAGTGACACGGGTATTGGGATCAAGCCTGAGTTTCTGCCATATGTGTTTGACCGCTTTCAAAAGAGAACAGTTCAACAACAAGGTCTTATGGTGGACTAGGGCTGGGACTGGCGATCGTGCGTCACTTAGTAGAATTACACGGTGGGACAGTTCGCGTCGATAGTCCAGGAGAAGGACAAGGAACAACTTTAACAGTCCATCTGCCACTTCTAAAGGGTCAGGGGTTAGGGGTCAGGGTTCACGAGGGACGAGGGGCGAGGGGCGAGAAAAGTATGAAGGATGAAGGATAAATAAGCTGATGTGCCTTCAAGTTGCATGTTCAGAATCCTAGAAGACGCGGTGACGCGGTGACGCGGTGACGCCCCGATGCAATTTAAATGCCGATTAGCTTATAATCTTTCCCTGCTACCTCAATGGATAATCTTTGGATAGAAAGGGAGTAGGTTAACTCCCACACTTGCTCAGTTTTCCACAGGATGTTGACCATAAAATGGCAGTGTCTCTGACCAATGAGGGCGCTTTCCTTGTTTCCAATCTAGGTAAGCTAGTTCTAACAGGCTGGAAACTGATACACCGAAGCCTCCCTCTGCTTGAATTAACTGATAAGGAGTAGACCAGTTAGCGAGGGTTTGTTGCCATCTCTCTGGTGACATAACTGTATCTGCCAGCACAGGGGTTAAACCTAAACCATTTGGAGTAGCTTGATAGATGGCTGTAAATAGCTGGCCTCGTTGAGCAGGCATTTGAACAGCGATTACTCCTTCTAGCTGGTGTGACCAAGCCACAGCTGCCAAGCTAGAACTAGCAAATAAGGGAATGTCCAGTTGTTGCGCCAAGGTCCGGGCAGTAACAACACCAATGCGGGTTCCCGTGAAGCCGCCGGGACCTTTTGCCACAGCGATGAATGCCAAATTACTCCAGGCTTGAGGCTTGATAAACTCAGCTAGGTGTTGATGTAAATGAGTAGAAAGCGATCGCCCCAATTCCCAAATTGAAGAGCGTGAGTCACCTACAAAGTTGCTAATTGCCAGACCAAGTTCAGGGCTACTGGTGTGGATAGCGAGTCCGTATTTATCCATTGCTTCCTCTAGCCCCTAGCCCCTTTTAAGTTGGTACTAGTTCACCAGGACGCAGCTTCGACCATTTCCCAGTCTCCCGCTTAAAGCTGAGACAACCTACAACATCCCATTCCATCTCAATTACATCCTCCCTAGGACGGATATTGACATTGATAGATGGTTCATTCGGTTCAAAATCTGGGTTTTCAGTTAAGTGGGGCTGTTGATGCTGGTTTTCTACTGCATTGTAGGTTATGCAGCGGTCTACATAATGGCAGTTTACGCAAATACACATAGAACCGTCTCCAGATGCCTTTTTTGTTAATCTAGCTCAGGCAAGCTAATTATTAATTAGCTGCTGGGTTGATTTTTGTTGCAATGTGCGATAGCTCTCTGTCTGTATTATCTCCCGAAACTTGGCCTTTTAGCTTGGAATGGCTGCCTCAACCGGCTTATTTAGTAGGTGGTGCGGTGCGAGATGCTTTGCTGAGTCGCCGTTGTGAGTACGTGGATTTAGATTTTGTGCTGCCACGAGCGGTGAAGATAGCTCGGGCGATCGCTAAACATTATCAAGCTGGGTTTGTGTTGCTTGATGCTGAGCGGCAAATTGCCAGAGTGGTATTCAAGCACGCAACCGTTGACTTTGCTCAACAAGAAGGTTCCACCCTGGAAACTGATTTAAGACGGCGGGATTTTACCGTGAATGCGATCGCCTACAATCCTCACAATGGGGAAATCATTGACCCCCTTCAAGGCTGTGCCGATTTGCAGCAGGGTGTGCTTCGCATGGTATCAGCCAAGAATCTGCAAGACGATCCTTTAAGGCTATTACGAGCTTACCGACAAGCCGCCCAATTAGGTTTTATCATTGAGTCAGATACGCAGTCAGTCATCCGTCAGCTTGCACCTCAGCTCAGTCAAGTGGCAGCAGAACGGGTGCGGGTAGAACTAGGTTATCTGCTTAGCAGTTCCGCAGGCACCCTTTGGTTAATTACTGCATGGGAAGATGGTTTACTTGCAACTTGGTTTAAGAGTGCGACACAAGAGCAGTTGGCGCAAGTGGCAGCTGTTGATAGAGCCGCTGTAGTACTTGCACAAAGCTGGCATACGCTAGGGTGGGAACTCTCTCAGCTAGTACGTGAACCGCTGAAAACTACTTGGTTGAGCATTGCTAAACTCACCTGTTTAGTAAATAAACAGCCTGAGGTAGCCGAGGCAGAGTTAACTCAGTTGACTTACAGCCGGGCTGAAATTAGAGCTGTGTCTACTGCACTGAAGCTTTTACCTCAGCTTAAAGTCTTATCAACCCAGATGTCTCTACGAGAGCAATATTTTTTGTTTCGCACAGCTGGCTCAGTTTTTCCAACTCTAGCAGTGCTGGCAGTCGCAAATGGGATATCAGTGGAGGCGATCACCCCCCTAATCAACCGTTACCTCACCCCAGACGATCCCGTTGCCCATCCTACCCCGTTGGTTACTGGCAACGAGTTAATGCAAGCCTTAAACCTGCGATCTAGCCCCTTGGTGGGCGAACTGCTGATGCAAATTCAGTTGGCATATATCGAAGGTAAAATCTCTACACCCGCAGAAGCGATCGAATTAGCATCCCAGCTAGTTGTCCAAAGCGATCGCAGGACATTCATACTATGACTTGACTCCATCAAGCTGCTGAAAGACCCACCGCAGTAGGACTTTTCTGATATATTCTCGCTGTTGCTATTGCGGCAGAATGAACTATATGAGTGCATCTCAATTTTGTAGTGAGTATAAGTGCTTAGGCGTATGTTTTGAAGACAGCGCTAAACTTTGAGCATTGCTCCTTTAGCCAATAAGACAGATGGAAGCTGACAAAAAAGCCCAAATTCAAGCTCACGCTCGTGCTATTGCCGCCCTGCTATACGAAGAAACCGACCCAGAGCAGGTGAAAACACTCGCAGGGATTGAGACGGCGGTGCGGAGACATCTGCTAGAACATGTCACTCCAGAGATGGGAAATTTTTTATCGCAACAAGCAGCGGTACAACGAGCGGACGACAGCGCAGCCTTGAGAGCATCCTCGGACGATTGAGAGTCAGTGAGAAACAAGCCCAAATTCTGGAGGTCAAAGCCTACAGCCGCTGGAGTCCTTACCTGGAGAGGTGCTGTTTGTTGGTGAGCGCCAATGAGTCCTATGAGCGGACAGCGGAAGACATCGAGATCCTGACTGGGGTCAAGGTTTCTCATAGCACCCAACAGCGGTTGGTGCATCGTCAAACCTTGGAGCAACTACAGATAGAGCAAGCGGTGGATGAAATCAGTATAGACGGGGGCAAGGTACGACTGCGAACTCCCCAAGGACAGCCCAGTGAATGGCGAGACTACAAAGGGGTGAATCTGCACGAGGGCTGCGTCGGTGCGTTTTTTCAGGACAATGAACGTTTAGTGAACTGGGTTAATGCCCAACCTTTTTCTGACCCGTTGACTTGCTTGGGAGATGGTCATGATGGCATTTGGAATCTTTACGCACAGATTGGCATCTCCGCTCAAAGGCGTGAGATTTTAGACTGGTATCACCTGGTCGAAAATTTGGGCAAGGTAGGAGGTTCTCAGCAACGCTTAGATGCGGCACAAGCCTGTCTATGGCAAGGGGATGTTGATGGGGCGATTGCACAGTTTAATGATTGGCAACACGAGCGAGTCACGACCTTTATTGCCTATCTCAACAAGCATCGGCACCGGATTGTCAACTATGGCTATTATCAAGCGGAAGGCATTTCAATTGGTTCAGGTGCGATTGAATCAACGGTCAAACAGATAGGACGGCGAATTAAGATATCGGGGGCACAATGGAGCAAACACAATGTGCCGCAGGTGCTGAAGCAGCGCTGCGCCTACCTCAATGGACAGTTCTCAAAGTAAGACCTACAAAACTGGGATGCACTCGAACTATATGACATCCTGCGTGGCTTGAAACGAATTAGTAGTTTAACTGATGGGGAGAGTTTGAGAGGGGCAATAATTCCCCCACTATAACTGAAAGTTTAGTGGAGGATTAACTACTGGTCAAGGTATTGTTAAAGTTGACTCTACTCGATATCAGGGGTTAGTTTTTTGCTCACTATTTACTACATCAGAGCGAGTTAGACACGCTGAGCACCAGGTCTACCGTTTTCTACAACAAACGAGGCTCTGGTCGAGATAGGAGCATCTGGCGTAGTCACAGCCGCAACAACTCGGTAATCGGACTGCCAACGCGCTGGTGTCAGCTCGCAGCGGACATAGCCCCGCTGACTGTTGAAGAACTTGATGTGTGGATTCTGGGTGAGGATAGCTTCGGTCTGCGGTGTGACATCTACACCATCACCGCCAGAACTGATTGAAGTACCGACGAATTCTGTGCCGATTGTCTTGGAGTTTGGATTGTCGACATCAGTTTTAAGGTCAGCGACCCAGTTGGAGTGAATGTCACCTGTAATTACCACTGGATTAGACGGTTGGTGTTTCTGGATGAAGTCAAACAGGCGCTCGCGCTCAGCTACATATCCATCCCACTTGTCCATGCTGTACTCTTGTTCTGGTCCTGCTTGCCGATCCAACTGGGCAACCATCACCTGCTGAGTAATGATATTCCAGCGGGCTTGGGAGCGAGCCAGATTATCAAACAACCACCGCTCCTGTTCAGCGCCGAGGAGGGTGGCGTCTGGGGCGAAGGCTTCGGCGCAACGGGGCTTTACACCATCGCCGCAGGGCTGGTCAGTACGATACTGTCGAGTGTCTAGCACATCAAATTCAGCCAGATCGCCAAAAGTTAAACGCCGATAGAGCTGCATATCTGGTCCTTTGGGAATTGAGAACCGACGCAGCGGCAAGTGTTCGTAGTAAACCTGATAAGCAGCAGCTCGACGGAGCAGGAACTCCTCACGGGATTGTAGCTCCGGATCTTGGGGAATTTCATCGGCGTAGTTATTGTCAACTTCGTGATCGTCCCAGGTAGCTACCCAGGGAAAGGCAGCGTGAGCAGCTTGCAGGTTCGGATCACTCTTGTACTGAGCGTAGCGGTTGCGATATCCCTCTAGCGTGACTGGTTCCCCAGTACCTTCATGCGGGCGCACAGCGGTAGGACTCGGCGGTCCCTCATAGATATAGTCACCCAGGTGGACGACCAAGTCGAGCTCCTCTTGTGCCATGTACTTGTAGGCAGTATAGTAACCCTGCTGCCAGTTTTGACAAGAGGCAAAGGCAAAGCGGAACTGATTGATCTGATCGCCTGGAGTTGGAGCGGTGCGAGTCCGTCCGATCGGGCTAACTTCATTCCCTACCTTGAATTGGTACCAATACCAACGGGCTGGTTGCAGCCCTTGCGCCTCCACATGGACAGAATGTCCGAATTCTGGAGTTGCCATAGTTGTGCCGCTACTGATGATGCGTCTCATGTTCTCATCATCAGCAATTTGCCATTGCACGGGTACATTAACTGATGGCATTCCACCACCATTGAGTGGGTCGGGAGCGAGTCGTGTCCACAGGATGACACTGTTTGGTAGTGGTTCCCCAGAGGCAACACCAAGTTTAAATGGATAATCAGAGAATTTAGGTTGGGCGATAACTCTGCTAGAAAATTGACTAGCGATCGCTAAACCAGTTAAAGCACCAGCACCTACTAAAACTTGTCGCCGTCTGACTCGACTGGAGAGTAAGCGCTCAATATTCAATGTTGCCATGTTGACCCCGATTCAGATTTTTTGCCAATTTGGGGTACTCAAAGCAAAGTAAGTGACGGTGGAAATTTGTTTCTACTAGAGCATCAGGATTGAATTTTCTAATATTGTTAGAAACAAATAAATTTATTTTTTGCAGCAAAATGTTCCTTTTGTGCTAATAGATAGCTCATTTCAAGCTGACAATAATTGTCGGTTGCACTTACTGAGTTTTGAGTTCCACTTAATGTCGCAAGACGAACTTATCAATCGAGCATTAACTT
This window of the Chroococcidiopsis sp. CCMEE 29 genome carries:
- a CDS encoding PAS domain-containing protein; this translates as MSKLLRVLIVEDSEDDTELLVNQLERSGYDPIYQRVDNPAAMNTALQQQWDVVLADHSLPLFSATAALNLLQSKGLDLPFIIVSGCISDESAVAAMKAGAHDYLIKGNLARLGPAIERELQEAANRRERQRIQSELRESEDRWQLALRGSNDGIWDWNLKTNAVFFSTRWKEMLGYTNDEIANHFDEWEKRVHPDDLGWVTEAIQDHLAGKTLFYRVEHRLRCKDSTYKWILARGQALWDEAGNPIRMVGSHTDITPTKQMEEALRQQAETLTEANRLKDEFLAVVSHELRTPLNPILGWVQLLRTRKLDAAASDRALEALERNAKLQKQLVEDLLEVSHIIQGKLSLTVCPINLVTIIEAAIEIVRSAADAKGIQLQCLLDQSVGLVSGDANRLQQVMWNLLSNAIKFTPEGGQVQVQLTRVATRAEIAVSDTGIGIKPEFLPYVFDRFQKRTVQQQGLMVD
- the tsaB gene encoding tRNA (adenosine(37)-N6)-threonylcarbamoyltransferase complex dimerization subunit type 1 TsaB gives rise to the protein MDKYGLAIHTSSPELGLAISNFVGDSRSSIWELGRSLSTHLHQHLAEFIKPQAWSNLAFIAVAKGPGGFTGTRIGVVTARTLAQQLDIPLFASSSLAAVAWSHQLEGVIAVQMPAQRGQLFTAIYQATPNGLGLTPVLADTVMSPERWQQTLANWSTPYQLIQAEGGFGVSVSSLLELAYLDWKQGKRPHWSETLPFYGQHPVEN
- a CDS encoding Ycf34 family protein, which gives rise to MCICVNCHYVDRCITYNAVENQHQQPHLTENPDFEPNEPSINVNIRPREDVIEMEWDVVGCLSFKRETGKWSKLRPGELVPT
- a CDS encoding CCA tRNA nucleotidyltransferase, giving the protein MCDSSLSVLSPETWPFSLEWLPQPAYLVGGAVRDALLSRRCEYVDLDFVLPRAVKIARAIAKHYQAGFVLLDAERQIARVVFKHATVDFAQQEGSTLETDLRRRDFTVNAIAYNPHNGEIIDPLQGCADLQQGVLRMVSAKNLQDDPLRLLRAYRQAAQLGFIIESDTQSVIRQLAPQLSQVAAERVRVELGYLLSSSAGTLWLITAWEDGLLATWFKSATQEQLAQVAAVDRAAVVLAQSWHTLGWELSQLVREPLKTTWLSIAKLTCLVNKQPEVAEAELTQLTYSRAEIRAVSTALKLLPQLKVLSTQMSLREQYFLFRTAGSVFPTLAVLAVANGISVEAITPLINRYLTPDDPVAHPTPLVTGNELMQALNLRSSPLVGELLMQIQLAYIEGKISTPAEAIELASQLVVQSDRRTFIL
- a CDS encoding ISKra4 family transposase (programmed frameshift), whose amino-acid sequence is MEADKKAQIQAHARAIAALLYEETDPEQVKTLAGIETAVRRHLLEHVTPEMGFFIATSSGTTSGRQRSLESILGRLRVSEKQAQILEVKAYSRWSPYLERCCLLVSANESYERTAEDIEILTGVKVSHSTQQRLVHRQTLEQLQIEQAVDEISIDGGKVRLRTPQGQPSEWRDYKGVNLHEGCVGAFFQDNERLVNWVNAQPFSDPLTCLGDGHDGIWNLYAQIGISAQRREILDWYHLVENLGKVGGSQQRLDAAQACLWQGDVDGAIAQFNDWQHERVTTFIAYLNKHRHRIVNYGYYQAEGISIGSGAIESTVKQIGRRIKISGAQWSKHNVPQVLKQRCAYLNGQFSK
- a CDS encoding alkaline phosphatase, translating into MATLNIERLLSSRVRRRQVLVGAGALTGLAIASQFSSRVIAQPKFSDYPFKLGVASGEPLPNSVILWTRLAPDPLNGGGMPSVNVPVQWQIADDENMRRIISSGTTMATPEFGHSVHVEAQGLQPARWYWYQFKVGNEVSPIGRTRTAPTPGDQINQFRFAFASCQNWQQGYYTAYKYMAQEELDLVVHLGDYIYEGPPSPTAVRPHEGTGEPVTLEGYRNRYAQYKSDPNLQAAHAAFPWVATWDDHEVDNNYADEIPQDPELQSREEFLLRRAAAYQVYYEHLPLRRFSIPKGPDMQLYRRLTFGDLAEFDVLDTRQYRTDQPCGDGVKPRCAEAFAPDATLLGAEQERWLFDNLARSQARWNIITQQVMVAQLDRQAGPEQEYSMDKWDGYVAERERLFDFIQKHQPSNPVVITGDIHSNWVADLKTDVDNPNSKTIGTEFVGTSISSGGDGVDVTPQTEAILTQNPHIKFFNSQRGYVRCELTPARWQSDYRVVAAVTTPDAPISTRASFVVENGRPGAQRV